From Lagopus muta isolate bLagMut1 chromosome 15, bLagMut1 primary, whole genome shotgun sequence, the proteins below share one genomic window:
- the LOC125700651 gene encoding noggin-2-like, producing MTAIGALLLCSCLGLLRPGAGQPFLRLRPSPSDNLPVKDIVEHPDPEYDPKEQDLDERTLRKKLGSHFDPGFMAVAVPGPANASAGAEAAAGRARAAELRRLERGGPRLRVGKKARRKVLQWLWAYTYCPVLYTWKDLGVRFWPRYIKEGNCFAEKSCSLPEGMFCKPVKSVTKTFLRWHCQGWSSQKYCTWIPVQYPLISECKCSC from the coding sequence ATGACGGCCATCGGGGcgctcctgctctgctcctgcctggggctgctgcggCCGGGCGCCGGGCAGCCCTTCCTGCGGCTGCGGCCCTCGCCCAGCGACAACCTGCCGGTGAAGGACATCGTGGAGCACCCGGACCCCGAGTACGACCCGAAGGAGCAGGACCTGGACGAGCGGACTCTGCGCAAGAAGCTGGGCAGCCATTTCGACCCCGGCTTCATGGCCGTGGCCGTGCCGGGCCCCGCCAACGCTTCCGCGGGCgccgaggcggcggcggggcgggcgcgggCGGCGGAGCTGCGGCGCTTGGAGCGGGGCGGGCCGCGACTGCGGGTGGGCAAGAAGGCGAGGCGGAAGGTGCTGCAGTGGCTCTGGGCGTACACCTACTGCCCCGTGCTCTACACCTGGAAGGACCTGGGCGTCCGCTTCTGGCCGCGCTACATCAAGGAGGGCAACTGCTTCGCCGAGAAGTCCTGCTCGCTGCCCGAGGGCATGTTCTGCAAGCCCGTCAAGTCGGTCACCAAGACGTTCCTGCGCTGGCACTGCCAGGGCTGGTCCAGCCAGAAGTACTGCACCTGGATCCCCGTGCAGTACCCGCTCATCTCCGAGTGCAAGTGCTCCTGCTAG